The sequence below is a genomic window from Phoenix dactylifera cultivar Barhee BC4 chromosome 8, palm_55x_up_171113_PBpolish2nd_filt_p, whole genome shotgun sequence.
CGCAAAGGGGGAGGTAAAAGTGAAAATTTGACTTTAACAATGttgaaaaaatattcttaacaTTGATGACAATACCAAAGTCAAATTTGGCAAGGAGATCTTGTCCCCTTCAAAGACACGTCCATTACAATCACCAAACCGAATCCAAGTTCTACGTCTGAGTCATCTGATCTTATCAAGAGGCCAAGGTAAACGTGAACCAGCACTCCCGGTCCGATTcattacaagagaaagaaggaaaaaactaCAGAAGGTTTCAGCAAATTAAGGAGAAAATAACAGCCAAGCCATCAAACTCCCAACTCGCCAAAACTGTATTATTATTTACCACATCATCGCACCATAACAACTTTCTAACCTGCTGCAACTCATGATCAGCGGCTATCAGACTCAGACGTTGCCACCATTCACACGGACGACCTGGGCGTTCACCCACTCTCCGGCGTCGCTGGCCAAGAACCCCACCACCGGAGCAACGTCCTCCGGCAGCCCCAGCCGGCCCATCGGTATCTCCCCCATGTATTTCCTCGCATCCTCCTCCGACTTCCCTACGTAGAACATCGGCGTCGCTATCGACCCAGGGGCCACCGCGTTCGCCGTGATCCCCGTCCCCCGGAGCTCCTTCGCCAGAATCTTCGTCATCACTTCTACGGCACCCTTGGCACCTAAGTAGGCCCCGTAGCCCGGCCGCAGCAATCCCACTCCCGACGACGAGAACGTGATGATCCGCCCGCCGCCGCCACGCACCAGCCGGTTCGCCGCCTCCCGGCAGCAGAGGAATGTGCCCTTGCAGTTGGTGCCGAACAACCAGTCGAACTTTTCCTCGCTGGTCTCGGCGATCGATGGGTAGTCGGCGTCGAGTACGGCCGCGGCGGTGACGAGGACGTGAAGGTCGGGGCCGAAGACATGCACGGCAGCGTCGAACAATGACTTGACTTGGGCTGCATTGGAAACGTCGGCGGCGACCGCGATGGCCCGCGGGGGACCGGAGGTTGCACCGGTGGTGGCGTTGATAGCAGAGGCCAGGGTTTCGGCCGGGGTCGGATCGCCGATGTAGCCGATGACTACGTGGGCGCCGAGGGAGGCGAGGTGTTTGGAGACGGCGGAGCCAATGCCGCCGGCGCCGCCGGTCACGATCGCCACTCGTCCTTTCAGCGGCAGCGACGTTTGGCCGGATGGAGCTGccatcttttttcttccttcgtATTCTACGTGTCTTCATGGTCCCTTTAAAGACAGGGATAGGACATGGAGGACtgaaaagtaaaataaaaaattaaatagacATGACCGATGTCGAGTCCGGAGGGCGGTCCAAAACATTCCCCCCCTCGCCCACCGTCCGTACTCTTTAATATGTGAATATCAATTACAAACATCATTTGTCTAGCCCAAGTTTTGGATTACATACAgattaattattaaataaataaaataagaaaatagaaaaataaacaggCAGCAGATCTCACCACTAGATGAGTCCATTAGTTCATAATTACTAACCGTATGTCCTCCAAAAACGAACCATAACTTCTCAAATAGAAAAATTTATAGACAGCCAGTTCCCACAAGTTAGAAAAGTTAATTAGTCTATAGTGAGTAATCATGTCTCCAATAGTTTCCCTCAACTTGGCGACTTGCCAATCAAAAATTGAAATTGAGAACAGTAGGTTGCGGACCTAATTAATCTTTCAAAGTAATTCAGCCAAGTTAATTCGTAACAGGTGCTTCTTGGGTGCAGAATATTCTGCTTCAGTTAAAAAGCAAGAGCTAATGCCTTGTTTTTTCGAATTTTGAAGAGAATGGTGAAGCAGCAAGCATGACATAATAACCAGTGATGGAACATTATGAATCACCATAGCTTGCTCAATCTGAATCACCAGATGCATGCATGGAACCTTGTGGcattaaaggaaaaaagaaggatGCCTTCATGTTTGCTTTAGATGCCGAGGGAGGCAAATGACAAATTAGCACAAGTGACGGCAAGATAGATAAGGCACCCAATTAATCTCCAATTATCTTTGTCCGTAGCAAGCAACCAAGATCCAATATTTTAGACCAGAAGGATGAGGTATGGAAGTGCAGAGCCTAATTATTGGTTATTTGAGTATCTTAATGAGAGGACCTAATAATTAGATtatttgtctattttatttggGCACAGTTCCTTCTCCCATCCTTGTCCAACTTTGTTTTAAACCGTTCTTATGGCAACATAAGGTAGGACAGTAGCTCAAAACTGTCAAGAAATGAAGAGGCTTCAAGACAAGCCTCGAGGCCCCCGAAAATGGATGGTTCAGGATGAACTTTTAAAGCAGGTGCATGGttccctcctcttttttttttttggctaaacagCAGGTGGTTCCCTCTTCATGGCACGCTATGAGTTCAAAATTGGAAGGAAGAAAATGGCGTTCTAAATAAAAACTAGTATCCAATATTTTTAGgatttctgatttttctttctttattttttttttctgagtttAGGGATAGTCTTCTATCATGCTAGAAATGAGGAAAGAGTCGGAGAAATTATCTCCCAAAGATCGCCCCTTCCTTGGAGCCGGTTCTTGGTTTATTAAGCAGATATAGGAGAAGGGGGCCTCATCAAAACCGTGATCTGAGTGTGACCTCTCGTAATTAAGATCTGAGTTGTTCAGGCCTTGCATCTCCGAATGATGATGAGGAAAATTATAAAACTCTTGACATGAAGCTGAATGATCTTGGGGTTGAATCTAGTGAATGATGTGCAAACTTCACTACTAGAGAAGGTTGGATAGGCATGGTGGGTTCAAAGATTATGTCCTCTTTAGTGGTTTGATGTGCCAGCTCAATGATCATCATAGGTTACACCTCTAAGGCGTGAGAAGGCCGTTTTCTTTCATGGAGGCTTGGATAATAGAGGCACTTTCAATAACTCAAGGAAGGTCATGATGCCAAGTAGACTATATCTAATGGTGTGGTGGGAATTACTAATGATTATTGCAACGTAGTCATACTCCTCAGTTTAGATCTGGATACCACGTCACACCATCTGCTAGAAATCCACGTCATCGCTCATCTTCTCATTGATTAATTTAGCCATGGATGGATGGTGCAAGATTTGCTACCTGTAGTGCTTCTTAAAGGAGGAAGTATTGTTATTGAGGTGGAGATGGAAGAGTTGATTGAGGTTGAGGAGGTAGAATTGGCCGAGGCAGTACTGGTGCAACTGACCTCACTTGTTCTAGCTCTACAGCTCTCATTAATTCTTGGGTCTTATTTGAGACACCCTGCATAAAGCTTTCTCAGAACAGTTACATTCATAGTAGTAACAATAAATCTATTACTCTCATATCCATGCTGTCAAGTAGCCTTGTTTCTCTTGATTTATTAATGTTCCACAGATACGCGCGGATGCTTCCTTCAGGGAAAGAGATTACAGTCTCCTAGGGTAGGGTTGATCATTCTTTGGGTTAACAAAAGTTAACTCTCTTTTAACCCAAAATCTGGGTGAATGAAACAGTTCTTCATTTCCATCATGCAACTTGTCTATGGGGCCTCATAGAATAAGGCTTGTGAACAAAGAGACAGCCCCAGCTGTAACTATCGTACGAGGTAGCAAGTGGGACAATGTTTTAAAATGCATAAAATATATACCATGTATTTCATGCAAGCACAATGTATCATTCATTCACCACATTGCAAAGGGGGGAGCAAAAGTGAAAATTTCAGTTTAACAATGTTGAAAAAATATACTTAACATTGAAGACAATACCAAAGTTAAATTTGGCAAGGAGACCTAGTCTCCACTTCAAAGACACGTCCATTACAAACATCTAACCAGATCCAAGTTCTACGTCTGAGTCATCTGATCTTATCAAGAGGCCAAGGTAAACGTGAACCAGCCCTCCCGGTCCGATTcattacaagagaaagaaggaaaaaactaCAGAAGGTTTCAGCAAATTAAGGAGAAAACAACAGCCAAGCCATCAAACTCTCAACTCACGAAAACTCTATTATTATTTACCACACCATCGCACCAAACAACTTTCTAACCTGCTGCAACTCTTGATCAGCGGCTATCAGACTCAGACGTTGCCACCATTCACACGGACGACCTGGGCGTTCACCCACTCTCCGGCGTCGCTGGCCAAGAACCCCACCACCGGAGCAACGTCCTCAGGCAGCCCCAGCCGGCCCATCGGTACCTCCCCCATGTATTTcctcacatcctcctccgaCTTCCCTGCGTAGAACATCGGCGTCTCTATCAAACCTGGGGCCACCGCGTTCGCCGTGATCCCCGTCCCCCGGAGCTCCCTCGCCAGAATCTTCGTCATCACCTCTACGGCACCCTTGGCACCTAAGTAGGCCCCGTAGCCCGGCCGCAGCGATCCCACTCCCGACGACGAGAACGTGATGATCCGCCCGCCGCCGCCACGCACCAGCCGGTTCGCCGCCTCCCGGCAGCAGAGGAATGTGCCCTTGCAGTTGGTGCCGAACAACCAGTCGAACTTTTCCTCGCTGGTCTCGGCGATCGATGGGTAGTCGGCGTCGACTACCGCCGCGGCAGTGACGAGGATGTGAAGGTTGGGGCCGAAGGCATGCATGGCAGCGTCAAACAATGACTTGACTTGGGCTGCATTGGAAACGTCGGCGGCGACCGCGATGGCCTGCGGGGGACAGGAGTTTGCACCGGTGGTGGCGTTGATAGCGGAGGCCAGGTTTTCGGCCGGGGTCGGATCGCCGATGTAGCCGATGACTACGTGGGCGCCGAGGGAGGCGAGGTGTTTGGAGACGGCGGATCCAATGCCGCCGGCGCCGCCGGTCACGATCGCCACACGTCCTTTCAGCGGCAGCGGCGTTTGGCCGGATGGGGCTGccatcttttttcttccttcgtATTCTACGTGTTCTTCACGCCGCGGAGACTTGGCTCCATGGTCCATATAAAGACAAGGATTCCACCAAGATGGCAGCTTAGTGGTAAGGGGCTTGGACTTCATCTGGATTGTCCGAATTCAAAATGTATCAGCattgattaaattaaaaaaCTACATGTCTCATGCCCTGGCTCTGTGTGGATATGCTTTCCTTCTATCAGTATTGAGGTGGCGCTGGAATGACGTATTCACATATGGATGACCCCACTCACGGATTGGGGAGGGCATGCGAAAACTTATGATCTGCattgaacatttttttttagaagaaaGCCTAGTGGGGGCTGCTATGCAAGTGGGGTTCTGCCTTTTTTTCTTCCCCTCCtattttttgaggaaaaaaaaaagatacggATGGGACAAGGAGGACtgaaaagtaaaataaaaaatgaatacactACAAGATTATTGGGAATTAGCGACGCAATTTTTggcctttagcgacgcttttaagcgtcgctaagaATCGTCCCGACCCTTtcctaagcgtcggtaaagcgtcgcctatgctacagtagAGAAAATTTTTTCCGACGCTTGGAAGAGCGTCaaaaattagcgacgctttaccgacgctttttgcGTCGGTAAATTAAAAcatagcgacgctttaaagcgttgcAAATTTCGGTTAATGTTGGATTTACCGACGCTTCAAAGCATCGTTAATTCAATTCTTTTCGATTTACCGATGCTGTAAAGTGTCGTTAAATTGCAAtttgcgacgctttaaagcgtcgctaattggtTTCTCGTCGGAATTTTACCAGTGGGCCTTGAATCCTCCCATCGACAGAGTCCCATGTGAACGACAGCCTGCTAGCTTGGCATTTAGCTGACCGCCCGGCCCCATCGGCCCCGAGTCTCATGTGCACGGCGACCCAATTCGCTGGCCAAGACCCATTGGAGAAGGTCGAATTTGGTATTAAGATGATGCCGGTAGCAATAATAGCAATGGCCCCAGAAGCATGGAAGGTACGTAGCGGAGGTCTTTGCTGTCGAGCAGCAACATTGCGGTGGAGGCAGTGGTTGCAGCGATAGTGGTGAGGATGTGGGTAACGTGATACAGGTGGTGACAAGCAAGAAAGGCATTTTCGTGGGGTTAAAAATAcgagtttttttgtttttaatatagTAAAAGtaagaattttttattttatttttttagaaataaaaagatattttagAAAATCAAACATAAAAATAATACCATCaagcatatttttttattatagtttgtgtgattttattttaaaaataaaaatagaacaaACAGGCAATAAATGTTTCCAAAATTTTAGGAGACAACTAGCctcggtggtgccaggtgtgacgtactaaTACGGAGGGTTAATGCCGGAGCCTAAAGGGGTATCCGAGCTGGGCCCACGGATgggaagggtatgagtaaaaacgGCCAGTGTGCCCAACATACGGTCAGTTCTGCCAGCATCGAATATTCTCCTAGCGAGATGGGCCGGGGACCAGTGGGGCTTGCtgcgcgggggtgggcttgtcccttcctccctccttcctcttttgcctaagcagaaaaaaaaaaagaaaaagaaaagaaaagaaaagaagaagaagaaaggagacaaGATATGATTTAGATATGATTTAATTGGACAGTATCCAAGTGACAGGCTCTCATCGCGGGCAAAAATCAACCTCGAAGGTCTGATCTCTTAACGGATAAAAGAAATTTCGAGCTTAGCATGGTTCTCGTGGTGCCATTATTGTGCGACAACATCCGGACCATAGGGACCATGAAGGCACTCTGGCTAAAGCCGGGATTGGTGATAATGGAGGTGGTCATGGAGAGAGAGACGGCATGAAACCAAGTTGGTGAGGGGCGTAGAACAGTCTGGCAACGGAAAAAACAGGGGATGCAGACAGGATGCTTTAATAGCTTCTCTACATTATTTGATATCTCATATAATGGTTCTGTCAGTCAACATATACATCGCTTAGGGCTACGGCAATCGTTTTATTAGAAGCTTTCCGTTGACAGGAGTGCTTTAAACTTATATCATATTGCATCGTGCTAAAGAAGTTACAGACTCGTGTATGGAGTTTTAACTTAAAGGTACGGGTTGTAAGAGTATGTGAACTCTTATGTACACATTCAGTTTTTAATGAAAGAGTTCAGCGTTACCAAAAAAACGACAAAAAGGGGATACCTGGGAACTATTAGTGCAATAGATTGTTctcatatcaaaaaaaaaaaaaaaatgttgcgaTAGATTGTGATCTCAAAACTGGAGGAGTATGATGAAGTATAAACTTGTTGTCATCTCCATCCCTCCTATTCATCTGGTTCCTCGCACAACAGCCTCAACCTCCAATGTTACTTAAGCGTAGGTTCCtcgtcctcttcttccttgtcGTGATTCCTCTACTTAATTTTGTACTGGATATGGTAATGAGAGAGGGGCTGTTACAACTTCAACTTTAATATCAAATGCTCTACAGGAAAGGAATATTTAAACATGGCACTACGTTTGCCTATGGGATGCTCAAACTGGTTTGTTTTGAGGGAAAAAAATCTGTTGCCTTGTAGCTAGGTTATCCTTTACAACCCAGGGTTCCGCATAGATAATTCAAGCAATTGGATATAGCCTACTATCTCTAAACTGCTTATCCATtaaaaatcaaacaatttgGAGACTACTATCTTATGcattaagttaaaaaaaaaaaagactgttAAAATAACAAGAAATAATGCAAGTTTTTTTGACCATTTGATATATACGCTGAGAGTcatcaaatcatatgattttaaatatataagTAATTTAGaggtaaaaatatatttaatgccTTGGATTATCGATgtaagacctccatcatctagTCCAAATCCAATCGAATTTGAGTGGAGATAGACTTTTAAAATCTAAAAGTTGTCCTAAGTCTACAGCGTTAAAAAGATGATACTAAATGTGCAAAGTGAAAAGGATATATTTttcttgtaaattttttttataaaaataatataagataAGATGGTCTTTTAGGaatatggaaagaaaaagtTTTTGACTCTAGAGCAAGATTTTCATCTCGTTATCAGTTTCTAGCAATATAGAGCAAGTACTgatataaatatcataaatcTCGGCCATAGTTATATCAATCAGTTTAAATTGACGTAGATTGATATATCAGTTGATATGATATTGAAGTATTGCCTAGGATCTCCTAATTTACATTTCATAATCttaaaaataagatttttttaattaattgtttaaattaaatatattataacaaTAATCAAGATCTAAGAAATTCTGATTCCTATAATATTGACTAAGATTTTTAAGATCTTGGGGCtttccttcttgatccaaacttCCAATCCCATCCGAGATACCAAGATTTCTATCCATGTCAATATCGAGCATCTTTTGAGATTGCTAAGTTCGTAATTAGAAACTTTACTCTAGAGGAAATGAGTAAAATCCAAGTTGGGCATGAACCGATGCAAGCTGGAGAAAGTTGACTACCCTTTGATTACCCTGGCCCTTTGAACATCAAATACTTAAtctttcaaacaagttaaaggaAATAGTTATTATGGACCTGGACGTGATCGAAACCTGATCCGGATCCAATTTTTTTGGGATGAGGTTGGGTTAATGGACTCAATCGACTCAACCCGAATGATCCATTGAGTCAAAaattttgattgtgaacccgaccCGTCCCGACCCAATTTTCTATTGAGTTGGGTCCGGGTCTAACATCAAGACCCGAACAAGAAATCGGATTGAGTCGAAGCCACTGATGCCCCGATCCAACACAATCCATCTACACCCCTGCCCACAACTTTATCTCACAGTCCATAATTTATGATCTCAATATTGTGACTAAATTGTTTCCTTCACATTACGTGAGTATGACACCTTCATTGTATTACTTTCATATGAGTTCGAGAGTTCAACTAGCACCAGTTATGCTGGTTCAAAGCCAAATCCCTCCCATGGACTTGAACATGGCATTCTCCTTCTCCATGGCCATGGCCAAAAGTCCTGTCCTCTCCATTCATGTCATGAAGCATGGAATTCTAAACTCTCAACAAATATCGAGAATAAACTATGCGAGCatagaaatctaacctctcaacATCTAGAGAAAATATGCTATGCGAGCATAGAATTCTAACCTCTTGACATCTAGAGATAATAGGCTATGTAAGCATATAATTCTATCCTTCCTCTCAACATCTAGAGGGAATAGGCTATGTATTGGCATGCATCCTCCAATTATTTAGACATTGAATCCATCAAGACATTTTGATGGATGCAGACATATTCCCAATCCCTTAAGCTTAACTTGTGCTGTTCAAAGCTTGAGAAAGTAGGCCACGCAGCAGCAGATAAATTGATCAGCTTTTCAGTAGAGGATATGCTTGCTGTCTTGGGGACAAATGCGACATTTGAGGCATGGGAAGTGTTGTTGCAACGAGAGTGTCGTGGAGAATAACAGAGTTTATCATAGCCAAGAGTGTAGTGCTGAGTTAGGtgtaagaaaaaaagaataacaGAGTACCTCACGCCTAAACCTTGCTGATTCATTGACTGCACACTTGGCAACACTATAATCAACCAATTCTCATATTTGCAGGAAACACAAAAAGGGAGTGATTGCAATCAAACATATCCACCATTCAGCCGGATGATCTGGCCATTGACCCACTCCCCGGCATCACTGGCCAAGAAGCCCACCATAGGGGCCACATCTTCAGGCCTACCCAGCCGGCCCATTGGGCTCTCAGCTGCCACCGCCCTTATCCGCTCCTCCGATTTCCCGGCG
It includes:
- the LOC103711262 gene encoding NADPH-dependent aldehyde reductase-like protein, chloroplastic codes for the protein MAAPSGQTSLPLKGRVAIVTGGAGGIGSAVSKHLASLGAHVVIGYIGDPTPAETLASAINATTGATSGPPRAIAVAADVSNAAQVKSLFDAAVHVFGPDLHVLVTAAAVLDADYPSIAETSEEKFDWLFGTNCKGTFLCCREAANRLVRGGGGRIITFSSSGVGLLRPGYGAYLGAKGAVEVMTKILAKELRGTGITANAVAPGSIATPMFYVGKSEEDARKYMGEIPMGRLGLPEDVAPVVGFLASDAGEWVNAQVVRVNGGNV
- the LOC103711261 gene encoding NADPH-dependent aldehyde reductase-like protein, chloroplastic, which gives rise to MKSKPLTTKLPSWWNPCLYMDHGAKSPRREEHVEYEGRKKMAAPSGQTPLPLKGRVAIVTGGAGGIGSAVSKHLASLGAHVVIGYIGDPTPAENLASAINATTGANSCPPQAIAVAADVSNAAQVKSLFDAAMHAFGPNLHILVTAAAVVDADYPSIAETSEEKFDWLFGTNCKGTFLCCREAANRLVRGGGGRIITFSSSGVGSLRPGYGAYLGAKGAVEVMTKILARELRGTGITANAVAPGLIETPMFYAGKSEEDVRKYMGEVPMGRLGLPEDVAPVVGFLASDAGEWVNAQVVRVNGGNV